ATGTCGATCCGTAACGAGCACGCGATCGCCGACCGGTTTATTTTCGGTGTCGACGGCGATGGCTGACGATTCTGCGGGCACGCGACCGTTGCCCGCGTTGACGGCTGGCAATCGCCCGTACTGGACGTCGGGCGCCGAAGGGGTATGGCGGCTACAGCGCTGCCCGGAATGTGAGCGTCTTATCCACCCGCCCACGCTGCGTTGCCAATACGACCACGCCGTACCGGTGTGGGAGGCGCTGTCGGGCCGTGGCACCGTCGAATCCTGGACGGTCAACCACCACCCGTTTTTTCCCGGCATCCCGACGCCGTACGTCATCGCTTTCGTCAACCCGGTCGAGGACACCCGCGCGCGGGTGTTGACCAACCTCGTCGACGTCGACCCTGAACGGATACACGTCGGCATGCCGGTTCGCGTGACATTCGAGTCCTGTTCCGACGGTGAGGATGACGACGTCTACCTGCCCATGTTCTCCCCGGAGCGGTGATGGCCGGAAGGCTCACCGACGACGTGATCATCAGCGGCATAGGCCAATCCGACATCGGTCGCCGACTCGGACGCGATCCGTTGGAGCTGACGATCGACGCATGTGTGGCAGCGGTCGAGGACGCCGGGCTCACCCTCGCAGATATCGACGGGCTGACGACCTATCCGGGCGCATCGATGGCCGGCAAAGGCTTTTCCGGCGCCGGACTGCGGGAACTGCACGACGCACTCGGGATTCGGCCCAACTGGGTCGCCGGTGGGGTCGAGTACCCCGGGCAGTTGGGTGCGGTGGTCGATGCGATGCTCGCCGTCGCGGGGGGCATGGCGAATCACGTGCTGTGCTGGCGCAGCATCTGGGAGGGCACGGCCCAGGGCAGCGGCCGCCGTCGTGGGTACGGGGTGCCGGCAGGCTCGCGCGCGACCGGTCAACTCGGCTGGCAGCTGCCTTACGGTGTGTCGGCGGCGAACCTCGCTGCGCTGCAAATCCGTTCGCGTATGGAACGTTTCGGCCTCAAGAGAGAGCAACTCGCTCAGATCGCGATCGTGCAGCGCGCGCATGCCAAGCTCAACCCGAAGGCGGTATACACCGATCCCATCGACCTGGACACCTATCTGGGGGCGAGGATGGTGTCGGACCCGCTGTGCATGTACGACTGCGACATCGCCTGCGACGGTGCGACGGCGTTCGTGGTGTCACGCGCGGAACACGCAGCTGCGCTGGATCATCCCGGCGTGGTCGTAGAAGCGCTCGACTGTGCGCACCACGATAGGTTTCTCTGGGAGGGTGGTCAGGATATCGCCCGCTTGAACTCCCGGTGGTCGACTATTTGGAAACGTACCGATTTCACGCCGGCCGACGTCGACTACGCGTCTCTATACGACGGTTTCAGTGTCTTCGTCCTGTGCTTTCTGGAGGACTTCGGATTTTGTCAGTTCGGCGAGTCAGGGGAGTGGGTAGCTGATCCGGCGCGATTTTCACTCGGCGGCGAGTTACCCATCAACACCGCGGGCGGACAGCTCTCCGGTGGTCGTCTGCATGGCTTCGGTCATTTGCACGAAGCGTGTGTGCAGGTACGCGGAGACGGGGGTGTCCGGCAGGTGCCCGACGCCGCCCTGGCGGCCTGTGGCGTCGGCGGCGCCAACAGCGGCACAACGATGATGCTGTTACGCCGATCGAACTGATAACTGCATAGGTGTCGTTTGGGTCAGGCTCGCCTGCGGTCTAACCCTACACAATAGGACATTATATGTACATATTGTTCCATTCGGCACTGACATGGCCTTGAAAGCTGCAATGATTGAAGTACTGGTGCTGCTTGCATGGTGCAGGTGGTGGTTACAGTTGCCGGCAGCGGCATTCACCGAGTCTCATTGGGCTGTTGAGTTTTCGCGCAGCATAGGTGCGGTGGGAGGATCGCCGCAGAAGGCTCCGAATAACGTTGCCGCCAAAATGAAACCCGTAGCACAGAGCCACGATGACTGATGCCGTGCGAAATCGCGGGACTGCGAGCAGTAGGCCGATCGACGTTTCTACCGCGCCATTAATGTAGACGAACGTTCGTGGCCGTTCGGGAAAGCCGAGCTTAGTGATCGGCTCAAAAATTCGCGGACGCACGAAATGCGCGAGTCCGACAGCCATTACGGACATCCCGAAGTACAGTTTGCGCCGGTCGCGGCTGCGGTCGTGTACCATGCCTTAACTTTGCAGCGCCGTCGTTTCTAGGAGCCTCGAGATACGTGGCAAGCATCCGTTGCCGTCGATCTGGTGGGCTACAGACGCGAATCTCCCCTGTGCGAATGCCTTTGGCGAAGACAACTTCATTCACTTGTCACGGTCAGCGATACCCCGCAGGGTGGTGTCTCGAGCCAGCAAAAGGGAATTTCGTGTGCCAATATCTCTCAGAATGTTTTCTGGAATCCACTGCTCGCCGATGATGCAGCGAGCTAATTGTTCCGTTGCTGCGCTCTCGGTCCTTATCTCGCCTGCCCGAATACCCTTGGCTAGAAGTGCTTTCATCTGCCGAATGCGGGTGGCGAACGACCACGCCGGGGTGGCCGTATCGGGGGGTGTTTGACGCAGCCACGCCAACTGAATTCGAAACTCGTCCGGAAATTGGTCGAGCGCATTGATATTCAGCCAGCTCAGCGCATCGAGCTTCTCAATGGTCGTCGAATCCGAGCGGACAATATCCGTCCAAGCACCACCAACCTTGCGTCCGAACTCGAGCATGATCGACATCAGCAGCTCATCTTTGGAGCCGACTACACGGTAAACCGTCCCGGTGCACAAGCCCGAGGCTGCGGCGATGTCGCGCACCGTCGTCATTTCGTATCCACGTCGACCGAATTCGGCGCGCGCGACCGCCCGCAAATGAGCGGCCTTGAGATCGGTGGCATCTTCGGTGTCCACCCAACTCTCGATGATCTCCTCGGCCACCGCGAATGCTTCTGACTTGTCGAGATCGGCGTCAGTAGGTGAATTGACCGCGAGGCCTTCTAACAGGATCCGACTTTTCAGTTTGGCCACTTCGTCGACGGCGGCATTGTGTCGGACGGGATCGAGACCAGCATGCAACATGCTCTGGCAGATACGGTCGGCCAAGGTGGGCAAATCGGAGTCGACTCGGATATACCCGCTCCATCGGCCGGCGCGGAGCGCCTGCAGCATCGCGGCTTGGATCTTGGCCGGCGGACGCTTCGCCAATTGGACAAGCTCGGGATCATTGCTGGGGCCCTCGTAGAACGACATCTGAAGTGCGGCACGATGTTCCACAGCGCAGCGTGCGATTTCGCACGCGAGTGCTTCGATCTGATCGGACACTGGACCACGGTCGGGTTCGTCGACGCGTGCGAGGGCCGCGTCACCGATACGATCCAGATCAGCGTGATAGCGCCGAATAAGCTCGAGGAAGATGGCCTCTTTCGACTCGAAGTGGTGATACAGACTGCCGGCCAGAATGCCCGCGGCGTCAGCGATCTGTTGCACGGACGTCCTTAAGCCCGTCGCGGCGACAACGGCGCTTGCCGCTCTCAAGATTTCGGTGCGGCGGGTGGCGTCAACCGATCGCTGGTCCGACACTGCGACGAGCTTGCCATTGCGACGACTTTTATGGCTCCCCGCGGACCGGCTCTGGACGGAACTTCGCTTCGCGCCGTCGGCCATGGCCAAGCCCTCCTTTGCCGGTCTTCGCACGGGTGCACACCTAGATATGGATTCTATCTAAGCCGGGCAGCGACGATGTTGCGATGCGACGGCCGGTCGTGGTGCTGAGCAGTTCATCGATACCCACCGCGGCCTACCCTAAGTCGCTAGCTTCGACGCCAAGTCGAGCACCGACACCGTGTCGGTACCGACTTTCTTTAATCGCTCTGACGACCGGAAGCCAAGATCGACATCGGTAGCTTGAGCACGCAACGCCCCAACGGTCAGCTGCTCCTTCGGAAGGTGCTTGAACATGTCGAAGTTGTACAGGCGCAGGGCGTTTTCGTGGGTGATCTTGTCGATATCGTCATCAGGCAGACCGTCGAGGTAGATATCGAGAGTTTCCGGCGCCAGCGGCCAAGTGGAGTCCGAGTGCGGGTAGTCACACTCCCACGTCACCATGTCGATATTCAGTTTGTCACGGTTGGATATCCCGAACTCGTCGTCGATGAAGCACAGCGCGACTCGCTCCAGGAACACTTGGCTGGGTGTCTTGTCGCCGAAGTCCTGATGGGTCCATGCGCGATGCATTTTGTAGACACGGTCCACGCGTTCTAAAAAGTAAGGCACCCAACCGATCCCGCCCTCCGACAGGGCGAATCGCAGATCGGGGAACTTACGCAACATCGGCGACCAGACAAGATCCGCCGCTGCTTGCACGATGCTCATCGGCTGCAGCGTGATCATGGTGTCCACGGGCGCATCGATCGACGTGATCACGACACTCGAAGACGAACCGATGTGCAGATTGACGATCGTGTTCTCATCACTACAGGCCTGCCAGAAAGGATCCCAGTGCGGATCGTGCAGAGAGGGGTACTCGATCTTGGTCGGGTTCTCCGAAAAAGAGATGGCATGACAACCCTTCTTCGCGACACGGCGCACCTCCTGGGCCATCAGCTGCGGATCCCAAATCGGCGGCAGTGCTTGAGGAATCATTCTGCCTGGATACGCGCCGCACCATTCGTCGATATGCCAATCGTTGTATGCGCGCAGCACCGCGAGTCCGAGGTCCTTATCCTTCGCGCGGGCGAAGTACTGTCCGCAGAACTGAGGGAAGGAGGGGAAATTCAGCGCCGCCGCCACTCCGTTTGCGTTCATGTCGCGGAT
This genomic stretch from Mycobacterium paraterrae harbors:
- a CDS encoding Zn-ribbon domain-containing OB-fold protein, translating into MADDSAGTRPLPALTAGNRPYWTSGAEGVWRLQRCPECERLIHPPTLRCQYDHAVPVWEALSGRGTVESWTVNHHPFFPGIPTPYVIAFVNPVEDTRARVLTNLVDVDPERIHVGMPVRVTFESCSDGEDDDVYLPMFSPER
- a CDS encoding thiolase family protein produces the protein MAGRLTDDVIISGIGQSDIGRRLGRDPLELTIDACVAAVEDAGLTLADIDGLTTYPGASMAGKGFSGAGLRELHDALGIRPNWVAGGVEYPGQLGAVVDAMLAVAGGMANHVLCWRSIWEGTAQGSGRRRGYGVPAGSRATGQLGWQLPYGVSAANLAALQIRSRMERFGLKREQLAQIAIVQRAHAKLNPKAVYTDPIDLDTYLGARMVSDPLCMYDCDIACDGATAFVVSRAEHAAALDHPGVVVEALDCAHHDRFLWEGGQDIARLNSRWSTIWKRTDFTPADVDYASLYDGFSVFVLCFLEDFGFCQFGESGEWVADPARFSLGGELPINTAGGQLSGGRLHGFGHLHEACVQVRGDGGVRQVPDAALAACGVGGANSGTTMMLLRRSN
- a CDS encoding TetR/AcrR family transcriptional regulator, translated to MADGAKRSSVQSRSAGSHKSRRNGKLVAVSDQRSVDATRRTEILRAASAVVAATGLRTSVQQIADAAGILAGSLYHHFESKEAIFLELIRRYHADLDRIGDAALARVDEPDRGPVSDQIEALACEIARCAVEHRAALQMSFYEGPSNDPELVQLAKRPPAKIQAAMLQALRAGRWSGYIRVDSDLPTLADRICQSMLHAGLDPVRHNAAVDEVAKLKSRILLEGLAVNSPTDADLDKSEAFAVAEEIIESWVDTEDATDLKAAHLRAVARAEFGRRGYEMTTVRDIAAASGLCTGTVYRVVGSKDELLMSIMLEFGRKVGGAWTDIVRSDSTTIEKLDALSWLNINALDQFPDEFRIQLAWLRQTPPDTATPAWSFATRIRQMKALLAKGIRAGEIRTESAATEQLARCIIGEQWIPENILRDIGTRNSLLLARDTTLRGIADRDK
- a CDS encoding amidohydrolase family protein, giving the protein MNMNDMVLVSVDDHMVEPPRLFDNHIPAKYKDAVPKLIQRKDGTDAWVFEGAEATNVGLNAVAGRPPDEYGAEPTRLSEIREGCYNIDERIRDMNANGVAAALNFPSFPQFCGQYFARAKDKDLGLAVLRAYNDWHIDEWCGAYPGRMIPQALPPIWDPQLMAQEVRRVAKKGCHAISFSENPTKIEYPSLHDPHWDPFWQACSDENTIVNLHIGSSSSVVITSIDAPVDTMITLQPMSIVQAAADLVWSPMLRKFPDLRFALSEGGIGWVPYFLERVDRVYKMHRAWTHQDFGDKTPSQVFLERVALCFIDDEFGISNRDKLNIDMVTWECDYPHSDSTWPLAPETLDIYLDGLPDDDIDKITHENALRLYNFDMFKHLPKEQLTVGALRAQATDVDLGFRSSERLKKVGTDTVSVLDLASKLAT